Proteins encoded in a region of the Isosphaeraceae bacterium EP7 genome:
- the hflX gene encoding GTPase HflX produces MIERKTTATSDQREKAVLVKVLLPGGDFNPEDPLDEIQGLAKTAGLTIAGSMLQRRQHVDIATYIGSGKVDELKGLVDAHEADLVVFDNDLGPAQTRNLEKALTVKVIDRTEVILDIFATRASTHEAHLQVELAQLEYALPRLKRMWTHLSRYKGGIGVRGPGEKQLEEDRRLVGQRIQDLKAKLSKVQARKEREVAGRNDVATVSLVGYTNAGKSTLMNALTKAEVLVEDKLFATLDTRTKRWSFRGGGYVLLSDTVGFIRDLPHTLVASFKATLEEARQADLLLHVVDASSPEAEKQVQAVDTVLRELGLDKQPTILVLNKADKVADRSFLDVLRAQHTNSVTISAVGGDGIGDLEHAVRQALDERAVDAEVVIDVGNGKVLSYLAQHARVETRTYDDEHVTLQCRVPRKCLDFLLENGAKVRQSEDPLVV; encoded by the coding sequence TTGATTGAACGTAAGACGACCGCAACGTCGGACCAACGCGAGAAGGCCGTCCTGGTCAAGGTTCTCTTGCCGGGCGGCGACTTCAACCCCGAAGATCCCCTCGACGAGATCCAGGGGCTGGCCAAGACCGCCGGCCTGACCATCGCCGGATCCATGCTCCAGCGCAGGCAACACGTCGACATCGCCACCTACATCGGCAGCGGCAAGGTCGACGAGTTGAAGGGGCTAGTCGATGCGCACGAGGCCGACCTCGTCGTCTTCGACAATGACCTCGGCCCCGCCCAGACAAGGAACCTGGAGAAGGCCCTCACCGTCAAGGTGATCGACCGCACCGAGGTCATCCTCGACATCTTCGCCACCCGCGCCAGCACCCACGAGGCCCACCTCCAGGTTGAGCTGGCGCAGCTCGAATATGCCCTGCCACGCCTCAAGCGCATGTGGACTCACCTGTCGCGATATAAAGGTGGCATCGGCGTCCGAGGCCCCGGTGAGAAGCAGCTCGAAGAAGACCGCCGGCTGGTCGGGCAACGGATCCAGGACCTGAAGGCCAAGCTCTCCAAGGTGCAGGCCCGCAAGGAGCGCGAGGTCGCCGGCCGCAATGATGTGGCGACGGTCTCGCTAGTCGGCTACACCAACGCCGGCAAGAGCACCCTGATGAACGCCCTGACCAAGGCCGAGGTCCTGGTCGAGGACAAGCTCTTCGCCACTCTGGACACCCGGACCAAGCGATGGAGCTTCCGAGGCGGCGGCTACGTGCTGCTGTCCGACACCGTCGGCTTCATCCGCGACCTGCCGCACACGCTGGTCGCCTCGTTCAAGGCCACGCTCGAAGAGGCCCGCCAGGCCGACCTCCTGCTGCATGTTGTCGACGCGTCGAGCCCCGAGGCCGAGAAGCAGGTGCAAGCGGTCGACACCGTCCTGCGCGAACTCGGGCTCGACAAGCAGCCGACGATCCTGGTCCTGAACAAGGCCGACAAGGTGGCCGATCGGTCGTTCCTGGACGTGTTACGCGCCCAGCACACCAACTCGGTGACCATCAGCGCGGTCGGCGGCGACGGGATCGGCGATCTCGAGCACGCGGTGCGCCAGGCCCTCGACGAGCGGGCCGTCGACGCCGAGGTCGTCATCGACGTGGGCAACGGCAAGGTGCTCTCCTACCTCGCCCAGCACGCCCGCGTCGAGACCCGCACCTACGACGACGAGCACGTCACCCTCCAGTGCCGGGTCCCGCGCAAGTGCCTCGACTTCCTCCTGGAGAACGGCGCCAAGGTCCGGCAGAGCGAGGACCCCCTCGTCGTCTGA
- a CDS encoding glycosyltransferase family 2 protein: MAWILLGRSIVVAANLALLLPIGYLFLVTLAAAFYRRKPPSADAGSTRFLVVIPAHNEEAGVASTVQSCRAMDYPPGQFDVLVIADNCDDRTAEKAREAGALVVERSDPVKKTKGFALEYLFAHLAETGDRANYDAAVVIDADTLVDADLLRRFSGPISGGADWLQCYYTVRNADQSWRTQLLTYAYSLINGVMSQGQHVLGLGSGLRGNGMAFTFRGMDRVPWSSYGLAEDMEFCWQLRTAGERVTFVPETRVYAEMVSKGGQGAASQRTRWEVGRAKLKGMFTGPLLRSSKNSVLFKFLYLIDINLPPLARLGLLLLLATALTLAWAPTALTLALNACLWAGLGCYLASPFLLMRLPLRYGQALIYAPFYAFWKVALLLRPKPEAWVRTEREEA; encoded by the coding sequence ATGGCATGGATTCTCCTGGGCCGGTCGATCGTCGTCGCGGCGAACCTGGCGCTCCTGCTTCCCATCGGCTATCTCTTCCTGGTGACCCTGGCGGCCGCCTTCTATCGCCGGAAGCCGCCCTCGGCCGACGCCGGATCGACCCGGTTCCTGGTCGTCATCCCGGCCCACAATGAAGAGGCGGGCGTGGCCTCGACGGTGCAGAGCTGCCGGGCGATGGACTATCCGCCGGGGCAGTTCGACGTCCTGGTGATCGCCGATAACTGCGACGACCGGACCGCCGAGAAGGCCCGCGAGGCCGGGGCCCTGGTGGTCGAGCGCAGTGACCCGGTCAAGAAGACCAAGGGGTTCGCGCTCGAATACCTCTTCGCCCACCTGGCCGAGACCGGCGACCGGGCAAACTACGACGCGGCGGTGGTCATCGACGCCGACACCCTGGTGGATGCCGATCTCCTGCGGCGTTTCTCGGGGCCGATCTCCGGCGGGGCCGACTGGCTCCAGTGCTACTACACGGTGCGGAACGCCGACCAGTCCTGGCGGACGCAGCTTCTGACGTATGCTTACTCGCTGATTAACGGCGTGATGTCGCAGGGGCAGCACGTGCTGGGCCTTGGCTCCGGGCTGCGAGGCAACGGCATGGCGTTCACGTTCAGGGGGATGGACCGGGTCCCCTGGTCGTCGTACGGCCTGGCCGAAGATATGGAGTTCTGCTGGCAGTTGCGCACGGCCGGCGAGCGGGTGACGTTCGTGCCCGAGACGCGGGTCTATGCCGAGATGGTCAGCAAGGGGGGGCAGGGGGCGGCCTCGCAGCGGACACGCTGGGAAGTCGGCCGCGCCAAGCTCAAGGGGATGTTCACCGGGCCGCTCCTGAGATCATCCAAGAATTCTGTTTTGTTCAAGTTTCTTTATTTGATCGACATCAACCTGCCGCCGCTCGCCCGGCTGGGCCTGCTGCTGCTGCTGGCCACGGCCCTGACGCTCGCCTGGGCGCCTACGGCCCTGACGCTGGCCCTGAACGCCTGCCTCTGGGCGGGCCTGGGATGCTACCTCGCCAGTCCGTTCCTGCTGATGCGACTGCCGCTGCGTTACGGGCAGGCGCTCATTTACGCCCCGTTCTATGCCTTCTGGAAGGTGGCCCTGCTGCTCCGGCCCAAGCCCGAAGCCTGGGTCAGGACCGAGCGGGAAGAGGCCTGA
- the larA gene encoding nickel-dependent lactate racemase: MTNDASRTLKVTLEYGRTGLEVELPADRVVGPLEIRVVPPLDQPEAAVALALEKPTGTPPLSQLAKGRKSACIVVCDITRPVPNAIILRPMLKVLHEAGLAREDILILVATGLHRPSTEAERIEMLGAEIAGAYRVEDHYGTRLEEHTFLGTTERGVPAWIDTRYVTADLKITTGLIEPHLMAGYSGGRKLICPGIAALETVKVWHGPAFLEHPKADCGFLEGNPVHEENTLIAKMAGCDFIVNVTLDSARRVTSVVAGDMEAAFLEGVEFVRGIVTTPVARQVDVVVTSSAGYPLDTTFYQVIKGMTGCLPIVKEGGTIIIAAGMTEGLGSAEFQSLFKENATLEGFMERILGKDYFVMDQWQVEELAKVRRKVKVKVVSDGVPADVLAACFVEPVASVELALADSLAEYGPDARVAVIPKGPYVMPVVAG; this comes from the coding sequence GTGACAAACGACGCTTCCAGGACGCTCAAGGTGACCTTGGAGTACGGCCGGACCGGCCTGGAGGTCGAATTGCCGGCCGACCGGGTCGTCGGTCCGCTGGAGATCCGGGTCGTTCCCCCCCTGGACCAGCCCGAGGCGGCCGTGGCCCTGGCGCTCGAGAAGCCGACGGGAACCCCGCCGCTCTCGCAGCTTGCCAAGGGCCGCAAGTCGGCCTGCATCGTCGTGTGCGACATCACCCGGCCGGTGCCCAACGCGATCATCCTCCGGCCGATGCTGAAGGTCCTCCACGAGGCCGGCCTGGCGCGTGAGGACATCCTGATCCTGGTCGCCACCGGCCTGCACCGGCCCAGTACCGAGGCCGAACGCATAGAGATGCTGGGGGCCGAGATCGCCGGCGCCTACCGGGTCGAGGACCACTACGGCACCCGGCTGGAAGAGCACACATTCCTGGGCACCACCGAGCGCGGGGTCCCCGCCTGGATCGACACCCGGTACGTGACGGCCGATCTGAAGATCACGACCGGCCTGATCGAGCCCCACCTGATGGCGGGCTATTCCGGCGGCCGCAAGCTGATCTGCCCGGGCATCGCCGCGCTCGAGACCGTCAAGGTCTGGCACGGGCCGGCCTTCCTGGAGCACCCCAAGGCCGATTGCGGCTTCCTGGAAGGCAACCCGGTGCACGAGGAGAACACCCTGATCGCCAAGATGGCCGGGTGCGACTTCATCGTGAACGTGACCCTCGACAGTGCCCGCCGCGTGACCTCGGTGGTGGCCGGCGACATGGAGGCCGCATTCCTGGAGGGGGTCGAGTTCGTCCGCGGGATCGTCACCACGCCGGTCGCCCGCCAGGTGGACGTGGTGGTCACCAGTTCGGCCGGTTACCCGCTGGACACCACCTTCTACCAGGTGATCAAGGGGATGACCGGCTGCCTGCCGATTGTCAAGGAAGGCGGCACGATCATCATCGCAGCCGGCATGACGGAGGGCCTGGGCAGCGCCGAATTCCAGTCCTTGTTCAAAGAAAACGCGACCCTGGAAGGGTTCATGGAGCGTATCCTGGGCAAGGACTACTTCGTGATGGACCAGTGGCAGGTCGAAGAGCTTGCCAAGGTCCGTCGCAAGGTGAAGGTCAAGGTCGTCAGCGACGGGGTGCCGGCCGATGTCCTGGCCGCCTGCTTCGTCGAGCCCGTCGCCAGTGTCGAGCTGGCCCTGGCCGACTCGCTGGCCGAGTACGGCCCCGACGCCCGGGTCGCGGTCATCCCCAAGGGGCCGTACGTGATGCCCGTGGTCGCCGGCTGA